TGTTCGGCATCATCGAGCTTCCGGGCAACCGATCAGCCGCTGGAAGCCTTGGAGACCTCCTTGAGAGCCCGCAGGATCTCATCCGACTTCAGATCACCGCGCGTGGTGGTAGCCAATGGGCTATCGGACGGGACAACGTCTTCCTTGTGGTAACTCCCTGAGCTCCTCAGCAGGTCCTCTGAGCCTTTCTCGGTGACGCCTTTAACAATCACCGTCTTGTGTAGTCCTGAAAGCATCTCCTCACGGTCGGTGTCGCCATGTTCCCCGAGGACAATGTACATGTTGCCCACGGGCAGGCCCCAACGCAcaaagaggtacctgagattgtcgGCAGAGATCCAACAAATTAATTGATATGCTTGTTGCTTTTTTGTTGTAAAAAATgctaccgtattttgtgaaaaaacaaaaaaatgcagcACTCTTTtgaccggaaacagcaagagttctgTTTTTGCATTATGGAACAGAGTAAAGAGCACTGAGAAAACAACGGAAAAAACTGTACAATAGAAAACGAAAAACACAAGGGCTACAGCAGAGTGAGCCTTCGCTCAATAAAACAATGCGGTACTCACCTGAGTGCTTGTGACCTTGATGCCATGAGAGGGACAACCTGCATCCTCGTTGAGTTCCGACAGTACATGAGGTGGCACCGGAGGCCACGCATCCTCAGCCTCTCCCGCATCTCATCGATAGTTCTCACCTGTGGAATTAAGAAAGTTCACGTTCATATACCAATGGTAAGGATTGTTCATTTGTCAGTGAGTAATGAAAGATAAAGATATGCAGgagcctttaccttcttggggtcccTGACGAAGAAGGAGACGCAGTGCGCATTGCAGGACTCCACGTCAGGCTCGACAACACTGCCGGAGCCGTCCTGTGAGGCCATGAGCTTCCCTATGGTCTGCCTGGCGCCGTCGTGAGACCACCGATGGTTGATGTGCTGCAGGTAGTCCTGGTCGGGCCGGAGCTTCCCCTGGGCATCCAAGCACTGCGCGGAGCCAGGGTAGTACACCTCGCTGCCACTGCCGCAGATGAGCGCATCGAAGTCGGTTGGGGGAACCTTCCCCGTCTGTAGGAGCTGGAGCGTCTCGGACAGCGGCATCGCCGTCGACAGTGCGAACCCGGAGATCTTGGACAATTGGGTGTCAGACCGGACCGCCCTGAACACCTCCTGAATCACCTGCAACATCTTCTTGCTGGAACGTCCGTCGTCACCATAGCAGTCCACGGCCACGATGaacagccggcggcggcggcgcaggagtGGGTACTTGTTGACGGTGCCAGCGGCGTGAACGTTGGCCGGATTCTTGTCCGTGGCAGCATCTGGAGCTGCAGAAGACGACTGGTGGAGCTTGTTCATGATCTTCTGCACCTGGTCCTGCGGGTCCGACGAGGCGGGCTCGTTAGTGGAGCCTCGCTCGCCGTCGATGGACAGGCGGAGCGATAGGTCCTGGAATTCCATGAGCGAGTCCTCGGCCTCATCGTCAGCGCCAGCGTCCGCAGGCGTGTCCTTGAGCCAGCGTGGGTTCCTGATCCGGCACCCGGCCACCCTGGCGAGGTACGTCCGGCAGTGCTCCGGCCACGAGTAGAGGTGGATGTTGCGCAGCCCGTTCTTCCGGCACTCATGCCACAGGTTCTTGTCGGCCACCAGCTTCAGCAGCGCGTCGGCGATGGCGTTCTGGTCGTGCGGATCCACTAGCAGCCCACTGTTCAGTGTCTATACCAGTGCCACACACATCACGTAGTTAAATGTACTTTCACACATAACTAGTGCATAGCAAAATTTGCAACACAGGATGTGGAAACATAGGATGCATGCTTACATTTGTAATGTCGACCGGACCGCCGTTCTTGGTGGCGACGATTGGGAGCCCGTGCGCTGCAGCCTAAAGGCCATAAGATTGCCAGTATAAAGTTATGTTTATCTTTATTTTTCTATGAGAACAGGGAAGCATCAGCTGATTGACATTGTCAGATAACTGGAACTGAAGCTAACCTCGATTAGTGTAAGGCCGAAAGGCTCCACGAGAGCAGGATTGATGAATACACCCTGCAGGGGATAACCAATGCTTTTCGTCAGAATGAGATGCTGAATCTTAAACATGATAGAACAACTGAATATAACATGCAACCGACCTTCGTCTTGGCTGTGAGGCGATAAATCTCAGGGACGTCGGCCTGCTTGTGATGCTTGGGGAAGGCCACACTTCCATACAGATCATACTTGTCAACCAGCTTCAAGACAGTGGTGAGGACATTTGCATTGCCGGGAGGCATCTCCTCGATGTCATCTCTGTTCCCCATGATCAGAACCTGAAAACAGATGATGTAAATTTTGTTAACCACCACAAGATATTCTGAAACATGCTTTCTGGTCCTCCTTTCATCCAGTTCCTAATATCATCAAATGTCAAAAGATCATTCACATATTCATCTAAATATGATATATGGTTACTAAGTTTGCAAGTTCCCTGAATGGGCAGCATTTTCCAAATGctttgagaagatattcagaaacatGTTACTCTTTTCATAAAGGTCACAATGAAATGTGGATGATCTTTTGACATTTGATGATATTAGGAACTAAaaatatgttactaaatttgtgtaaCTAAACCAAAAATATGGTTACTGAAGTTGTATAACTGACTTTACTTATTCAGGTAGGCCGTCTAAAAGGAGGCAGGATATTGCTTACTAAGTTTGCAAGTTCCCTCAGTGGGCGGCATTCTCCAAATGCTTTGACAAGAGTAGTGATGTTCTTCTTCGGATCAGGCCTTGACAGTGCCAAGATCATTGGCTTGTGAGGATTGGTCAGGAAGCGCATCACCTGTGGCACGAGTTTCATGCGGCAATATTATGATCATTTTAATTGATGTAGATTGAAATTGATTTGGATATGCATATGAAATTTGGAACCAAACACCAACCTCAGCCCAGATTGGGGGTAGTGACCTCGGTGATGCAGCATCCAGATTTATATCATCTTTATCGCCATCTCCATCGATATCTTGAACCACAACATTGCTGAAATCCATCCCAGGAGGAATCACCTATCAAGAAGCAAATCGAATTAGCACAAACAAAAACCATGGGGAAAAACTACACTCATTGCCACATATGCCACCTCAAATACCAACTTGCGGAATTTTGACAGATATGGTACATTGGTATTACACTTGAAAAAATTGGTTATACTTGGTACTGGACACTCACCATCATCCTAGGCATGAAACGGCCATGGCAGCTGAGCCCGCGTCTCGTCCGTGCCCGCAACACTTTCTCAAGCTTGACATCAAAGCCATCATACAATCCCCACTGCTCATCGATCTCCTGCCTGGTGCTAGTAATCACAAGCTCTGCTGCGTCCAaggccagctcctccccctcaaTACGCCTCATGATCTTGTAGGTTGCGTCGATCTCCTCCTTGGACATACGCCCTTGCATCATAATCTGCTCCAGCTTGTTCCTCCCAAGCGAGTGACCAGTGAGCACCATCGGCACATTCAACGCGCCAGAAAGAAGGGCAGCAACATCGCCAGCGTCGGCATAGTGGCCATGGATCACATAAGGCagcactggcttcccatggcctacCTGTTCGCCCAAAACCTTTGACATGTTTAGAATGTGCGCAAGGGCTCCGTCAACAAACTCTTGGAGGTAAGGCCACAGGGACTCCTTCTTGATGTACTTGTTACTCTGGCCGCAAGGGATGCGCACAATGTATGCCCCGCCGCTCTCACCGCTCCCCTCTGCGTCGTGGGAACCGGAGGTTAACATCTCTGTTGGCTCCCCGTAGCTCCAGTCCACGTCGGGTGATGACACTTGGCGAGTAAACAGGTCTACTCTGTACACTCCGGGCATCATTGCAAGCGCTCTCGCAAGTTCCACAACATATTTCACCTGAAAAACAGGAGAATAGCTCGCCATAAGTCAATGCAAATCTTGGTTACAAGAAACATTTTGTGTAACTAAAAGTTCGGTTTGGTTTACCTGCCCTCCCGTATCTGAATCACTACCCAGTTCCATGTTTTCTCCACGGACAAGACCGTGCACACTGCAACCAAGATGACAAAAATTGTAAAACTTTCACGACATCAACATGGCAATGGTCATGCAGTATAGGATAGAAGTTAAAGGAATTGGTTAACAGAGCTGTGAGGTTTAAGAATGAGACCTGATGAGCACAATGTACAACTTCTTCTCCTTATTCTCGTCCGACCACACACTAAGGTCGGAGAAATTCCTCTGGAACTTCTTCTTGGGGGTCCCTGACGGCATCAGCTCGCCGACGATGTCCCCCTTCTCGCCCTCGTCGAGATCTTCCGACAGGTCCTCCGTGGCCTCGCGGCGCACCTTCTCCTGTTCATTCTGCCGAGCCGACATCCTCTGGATGCCCTCAATCTCCAGCTGCTCGTCATCAAACAAGCCACGCCGCACCAAAAGGATAAAAATGTTCAGAAGCGTGACCAAATCCAAAAGGAAATACTCTGTTATGGCAAGAAATAATACTGCAAAGGCCTTctgtttttgtttctttgtttaCTTTTCTTTTCGGTCCTGTACAGACTCATTCAAAAAAATTATAAATATATGCAGTAGGAGCAATTCCTGTTTTCCGGCAAAAAATAAATGCAAACGCATCAGTCTGGCAGATGCAGTTTCCTTCGGTTGAGAGAAAATGGGAGAGGGGAAAGTGAAAGCCAACTTATCAGCCATTACTGATGGCACGAGAAGATCGTAATTCCCTTTCTCTTTTCACATCATTTGTGTGAAGAAACGATCAGCAATCATACATCCTATCTCCGAAGAAAAACATCATAGGgccaaaatataaaataaaatggaGACGTG
The Triticum dicoccoides isolate Atlit2015 ecotype Zavitan chromosome 3A, WEW_v2.0, whole genome shotgun sequence genome window above contains:
- the LOC119270082 gene encoding probable sucrose-phosphate synthase 1, which translates into the protein MAGNEWINGYLEAILDSGASGGGGGGGGGSGAGAAGGGGGGGGGDPKSSSSPRGPHTIFNPTTYFVEEVVKGVDESDLHRTWIKVVATRNARERSSRLENMCWRIWHLARKKKQLEIEGIQRMSARQNEQEKVRREATEDLSEDLDEGEKGDIVGELMPSGTPKKKFQRNFSDLSVWSDENKEKKLYIVLISVHGLVRGENMELGSDSDTGGQVKYVVELARALAMMPGVYRVDLFTRQVSSPDVDWSYGEPTEMLTSGSHDAEGSGESGGAYIVRIPCGQSNKYIKKESLWPYLQEFVDGALAHILNMSKVLGEQVGHGKPVLPYVIHGHYADAGDVAALLSGALNVPMVLTGHSLGRNKLEQIMMQGRMSKEEIDATYKIMRRIEGEELALDAAELVITSTRQEIDEQWGLYDGFDVKLEKVLRARTRRGLSCHGRFMPRMMVIPPGMDFSNVVVQDIDGDGDKDDINLDAASPRSLPPIWAEVMRFLTNPHKPMILALSRPDPKKNITTLVKAFGECRPLRELANLVLIMGNRDDIEEMPPGNANVLTTVLKLVDKYDLYGSVAFPKHHKQADVPEIYRLTAKTKGVFINPALVEPFGLTLIEAAAHGLPIVATKNGGPVDITNTLNSGLLVDPHDQNAIADALLKLVADKNLWHECRKNGLRNIHLYSWPEHCRTYLARVAGCRIRNPRWLKDTPADAGADDEAEDSLMEFQDLSLRLSIDGERGSTNEPASSDPQDQVQKIMNKLHQSSSAAPDAATDKNPANVHAAGTVNKYPLLRRRRRLFIVAVDCYGDDGRSSKKMLQVIQEVFRAVRSDTQLSKISGFALSTAMPLSETLQLLQTGKVPPTDFDALICGSGSEVYYPGSAQCLDAQGKLRPDQDYLQHINHRWSHDGARQTIGKLMASQDGSGSVVEPDVESCNAHCVSFFVRDPKKVRTIDEMRERLRMRGLRCHLMYCRNSTRMQVVPLMASRSQALRYLFVRWGLPVGNMYIVLGEHGDTDREEMLSGLHKTVIVKGVTEKGSEDLLRSSGSYHKEDVVPSDSPLATTTRGDLKSDEILRALKEVSKASSG